The proteins below come from a single Afipia felis ATCC 53690 genomic window:
- the pheS gene encoding phenylalanine--tRNA ligase subunit alpha, translated as MSDLVKLESEILNQIAAASDEAALEAVRVGALGKKGSISALLSTLGKMSPEQRKTEGAAINAAKDKVTAALTARRDVLKNAALDARLASEVIDVTLPTRETPAEQGRIHPISQVMDELTAIFADMGFSIAEGPDIETDDYNFTKLNFPEGHPAREMHDTFFFNRKEDGSRPLLRTHTSPVQVRTMLSQKPPIRVICPGRTYRCDSDQTHTPMFHQVEGLVIDKGSHLGHLKWILAEFCKAFFEVDNVNMRFRPSFFPFTEPSMEVDIQCRRGKNEIRFGEGEDWLEILGCGMVHPNVLRNCGIDPDEYQGFAWGMGIDRIAMLKYGISDLRQMFEGDVRWLNHYGFKPLDVPTLAGGLSS; from the coding sequence ATGTCCGATCTCGTCAAACTCGAATCCGAAATCCTGAACCAGATCGCCGCCGCTTCCGATGAAGCTGCGCTCGAGGCCGTGCGCGTCGGCGCGCTCGGCAAAAAGGGATCGATCTCCGCGCTCTTGTCCACGCTCGGCAAGATGTCGCCGGAGCAGCGCAAGACCGAAGGCGCGGCGATCAACGCCGCCAAGGACAAGGTCACGGCCGCTCTCACAGCCCGCCGCGACGTGCTCAAGAACGCAGCCCTCGATGCGCGACTTGCGTCGGAAGTGATCGACGTCACGCTGCCGACGCGCGAGACGCCCGCCGAGCAGGGCCGCATCCACCCCATCTCGCAGGTGATGGACGAACTCACCGCGATCTTCGCCGACATGGGCTTCTCGATCGCCGAAGGGCCGGACATCGAGACCGACGATTACAACTTCACCAAGCTGAATTTCCCCGAAGGCCATCCGGCGCGGGAGATGCACGACACCTTCTTCTTCAATCGCAAGGAGGACGGGTCGCGCCCGCTGCTGCGCACCCATACCTCACCGGTGCAGGTGCGCACCATGCTGTCGCAGAAACCGCCGATCCGCGTGATCTGTCCGGGCCGCACCTATCGTTGCGACAGCGATCAGACCCACACGCCGATGTTCCATCAGGTCGAGGGCCTCGTCATCGACAAGGGCTCGCATCTTGGGCACCTGAAATGGATTCTCGCGGAATTCTGCAAGGCCTTCTTCGAGGTCGATAACGTCAACATGCGCTTCCGCCCGTCCTTCTTCCCCTTCACCGAGCCGTCGATGGAGGTCGACATCCAGTGCCGTCGCGGCAAGAACGAAATCCGTTTCGGCGAAGGCGAAGACTGGCTGGAGATTCTCGGCTGCGGCATGGTGCATCCGAACGTGCTGCGTAACTGCGGCATCGATCCGGATGAATATCAAGGCTTTGCCTGGGGCATGGGCATCGATCGCATCGCGATGCTGAAATACGGCATCAGCGACCTGCGCCAGATGTTCGAAGGCGACGTGCGCTGGCTCAATCATTACGGCTTCAAGCCGCTCGATGTGCCCACGCTCGCGGGAGGGCTGTCGTCATGA